In one Magallana gigas chromosome 9, xbMagGiga1.1, whole genome shotgun sequence genomic region, the following are encoded:
- the LOC105329152 gene encoding uncharacterized protein, whose amino-acid sequence MQGISRLTNILLRETKLVKSQSPRNIPQALFSFCSTCGEKSTYAGKRKKSVENLDCVKVDFSKQNFEQQTFSDTISSLTEEFLYDVSTIKPEVILADHIQESQYLMHTRGALRSLGYTGHFSSLQDGRGLGVFVRKDIADNLPIAPGTVYQSYLDTS is encoded by the exons ATGCAGGGAATAAGTCGTCTCACGAATATCCTACTGAGGGAAACGAAACTAGTAAAGTCACAGTCACCACGAAACATTCCTCAG GCACTATTTTCATTCTGTTCAACTTGCGGCGAGAAGAGTACATATGCAGGGAAACGAAAAAAGTCAG tggaGAATCTAGACTGTGTAAAGGTGGATTTCTCCAAACAAAACTTTGAACAGCAGACATTCTCAGACACCATCAGCTCACTGACCGAGGAGTTCCTCTATGACGTCAGCACCatcaaaccggaagtgattctgGCGGACCACATACAGGAGAGCCAGTATCTGATGCATACACGGGGAGCGTTGCGCTCTCTTGGCTATACCGGACATTTCAGCAGTCTGCAGGACGGGCGGGGGTTGGGGGTGTTTGTGAGAAAAGACATCGCAGATAATTTACCGATTGCCCCTGGGACAGTTTATCAGTCCTATCTAGATACATCCTAA